Proteins found in one Zea mays cultivar B73 chromosome 1, Zm-B73-REFERENCE-NAM-5.0, whole genome shotgun sequence genomic segment:
- the LOC101202716 gene encoding putative ubiquitin-conjugating enzyme family, protein MSSPSKRREMDLMKLMMSDYKVEMVNDGMQEFFVEFKGPAESIYQGGVWKVRVELPDAYPYKSPSIGFINKIYHPNVDEMSGSVCLDVINQTWSPMFDLVNVFEVFLPQLLLYPNPSDPLNGEAAALMMRDRPVYEQKGKGTVVH, encoded by the exons ATGTCGTCCCCGAGCAAGCGCCGCGAGATGGACCTTATGAAGCT GATGATGAGCGACTACAAGGTGGAGATGGTGAACGATGGGATGCAGGAATTCTTCGTCGAATTCAAGGGGCCGGCCGAAA GTATCTACCAAGGCGGTGTCTGGAAGGTTAGGGTAGAACTGCCTGATGCATATCCTTACAAATCCCCGTCCATCGGCTTCATCAACAAGATTTATCACCCTAATGTCGATGAGAT GTCTGGCTCTGTATGTTTAGATGTCATAAACCAAACATGGAGCCCAATGTTTG ATCTAGTAAATGTTTTTGAAGTATTCCTTCCACAGCTGTTACTATATCCAAATCCTTCTGATCCATTAAATGGGGAGGCTGCAGCACTGATGATGCGTGATCGTCCTGTTTATGAACAGAAAGGGAAAGGTACAGTGGTCCACTAA
- the LOC101202716 gene encoding putative ubiquitin-conjugating enzyme family isoform X1, whose protein sequence is MSSPSKRREMDLMKLMMSDYKVEMVNDGMQEFFVEFKGPAESIYQGGVWKVRVELPDAYPYKSPSIGFINKIYHPNVDEMSGSVCLDVINQTWSPMFDLVNVFEVFLPQLLLYPNPSDPLNGEAAALMMRDRPVYEQKGKGLLCHNVLLQVHSFFCHMHCNLSVTHTRMFRFFMHQIIKNSSDILFP, encoded by the exons ATGTCGTCCCCGAGCAAGCGCCGCGAGATGGACCTTATGAAGCT GATGATGAGCGACTACAAGGTGGAGATGGTGAACGATGGGATGCAGGAATTCTTCGTCGAATTCAAGGGGCCGGCCGAAA GTATCTACCAAGGCGGTGTCTGGAAGGTTAGGGTAGAACTGCCTGATGCATATCCTTACAAATCCCCGTCCATCGGCTTCATCAACAAGATTTATCACCCTAATGTCGATGAGAT GTCTGGCTCTGTATGTTTAGATGTCATAAACCAAACATGGAGCCCAATGTTTG ATCTAGTAAATGTTTTTGAAGTATTCCTTCCACAGCTGTTACTATATCCAAATCCTTCTGATCCATTAAATGGGGAGGCTGCAGCACTGATGATGCGTGATCGTCCTGTTTATGAACAGAAAGGGAAAG GCCTACTTTGCCATAATGTTCTACTACAGGTTCATTCTTttttttgtcatatgcattgcaaccTAAGTGTAACCCACACTAGAATGTTCAGGTTCTTCATGCACCAAATTATCAAGAACAGTTCTGATATTTTATTCCCATAA